One part of the Dermacentor silvarum isolate Dsil-2018 chromosome 6, BIME_Dsil_1.4, whole genome shotgun sequence genome encodes these proteins:
- the LOC119456658 gene encoding reticulon-4 receptor codes for MWTGTALAVLLAAICGCASLPSCRYPRHFTDHDYTCLGFSNASELEEEIQLLRAGAPIHLTLKDSRLEHLPSSAFAHLDVSVLELSNVTVGTFTLAEQHPFEGFEDTLTEITFSDDSTLPESWAVLKELHKLRVLAISDMSSVNLTRDFHLLPQSLRVIGVTSSHLEYVDDDWLAPLTNLEVIAVVDTSMSSLKRSMLPRPAPKLWRLMFHNNSLTSVPKDLCEDMPKLIAMDLGDNLIRTFDEESIAPIFKQPLYDLIIAGNPLHCDCKLRFMRGHIKNWRLNHCVTPESLRGHHLNWVTDQELGCQNATTPTVPPP; via the exons ATGTGGACCGGGACAGCGTTGGCCGTCTTGCTGGCGGCGATCTGCGGCTGCGCGTCCCTGCCTTCGTGTCGCTATCCTCGTCACTTCACGGACCACGACTACACGTGCCTGGGATTCAGCAACGCGTCGGAGCTGGAAGAAGAGATCCAGCTGCTGCGCGCTGGCGCCCCGATCCACCTGACGCTCAAGGACAGCCGGCTCGAGCACCTGCCTTCGAGCGCGTTCGCGCACCTGGACGTGTCGGTGCTCGAGCTCAGCAACGTCACCGTGGGCACCTTCACGCTCGCCGAGCAGCACCCTTTTGAG GGCTTCGAGGACACCCTCACCGAGATCACCTTCAGCGACGACAGCACGTTGCCAGAGTCATGGGCCGTGCTGAAGGAACTACACAAGCTGCGCGTGCTCGCGATATCGGACATGAGTTCCGTGAATCTGACCAGGGACTTCCACCTACTGCCCCAGAGCTTGCGCGTCATAGGGGTCACCTCGTCGCATCTCGAATACGTGGACGACGACTGGCTGGCCCCGCTGACCAACCTCGAGGTGATCGCGGTCGTGGACACCTCGATGAGCTCACTCAAGAGGTCCATGCTGCCCAGGCCAGCGCCGAAACTGTGGCGCCTCATGTTCCA CAACAACAGCTTGACCAGCGTCCCGAAGGACCTCTGCGAAGACATGCCCAAGCTGATCGCCATGGACCTTGGCGACAACCTGATCCGGACCTTTGATGAAGAGAGCATCGCGCCAATCTTCAAGCAGCCGCTCTACGACCTTATCATCGCTG GCAATCCCCTGCACTGCGACTGCAAGCTGCGTTTCATGCGCGGCCACATCAAAAACTGGCGCCTTAACCACTGCGTTACGCCGGAGTCACTGAGGGGCCACCACCTCAACTGGGTCACCGACCAGGAACTTGGCTGCCAGAACGCCACGACCCCCACGGTGCCCCCGCCGTGA